TCCTCCCAGCGAGAGGCAAAAGCGCTGAGGCGATGTAGGGAAATCCCGGGTCGCAGATTTGTTAAAAACCGAGCCACTTTTTCTGAGTAAGCCTCTAAAGAAATGGGAGAAAACTCACCTAAGTTGTAAATTTTTTCTAAGGTCGTATTTTTTAAAACATGTAAGTGGTGAAGTTTCACATTGCTCACAGGTAGAGAATTGACAATCAAAGCTGTTTCGTCGATTTGTTCCAATGTTTCATTCGGATTTCCAAAAATTAAATGGATGCCTAAATCTACAGAGGTATTATCAGAAATTTTTTTGATGGCCTCTAAAGAGGATTCCGCCGAATGACCCCGTTTCATAAAGAGTAAGTCTTCGTTAAAAAAACTTTGAACTCCCAACTCAACAAAAACAGAAGAGGATTGATTGTATTTTTCCCAGAGCTTTAATACAGCTGGGGAAATACAATCAGGCCTCGTTCCTATAACAAAGCCAACAACATCTTCCGTCTCAAGGGCTAGGTTAAAATTTTTTTCAAGATCAGAAATTTTTGCGAAAGTATTGGTGTAGGCTTGAAAGTAGACTAAGAATTTCTTAGCTTTAAATTTTTTTTGGATATGAAGTTTATATTTTTCAATCTGAGTTTTTAGACTTAAACTAAAGGCTTCGGACCTTGCGGCAGAACCCCAGACATCACAAAATGCACAAGTTTCCATTCCCTTAAGACCCATACGGTTGGGGCAATCATCCACGATCGCTACAGGGATTTTGTAAACTTTAGTATTAAATTTTTCTTGGTAATGTTCGGATATTGATTTGTAGGGTAATCCGTTCCAACCTTTTTCCATAGAGTCAACTTATGATGGGACTTGCCTTTAGAGTCAACATCAACAAATATATTTTCCGATGGATGTTGAAAAAATACAAACCTACTTAGAGCTAAATGGTTACACCTTTGAATTGACTGAGGATGGATCTCCCACTTTAAGGCTTGGACAAGGAGAAAGCATGCATCACTTTGGCGGAGCCGCCGGAGAATCTCTCTACATCTATCAGACGGCTCTCGATTTTCTATACAGTAACGAAAGGCCCCTTTTTGAAATATCCGAGTTAAAGAGCCACTCAGAAGATTTTTTGAAGAAAAAAACCCTCATGAATTCAAAAGACCAGATAAATTCAGAAAAACTAAATATCATGTCCCTTGGATTTGGATTAGGTTACAACGAGCTGTTAGTCGCGCTCTGGGCAATTAAGAACAAGTTTGAAGATCGTCAAACGAGTTTAGTCAGTTTTGAGATAGATTCATTTTTTTATAATGAGTTTAATAAATGGCTCACCAGGAGCGAGGAAACCCCTATGACCCCTATTTATGATTTAATTCTAAATAAGATCCTCGAATTAAATCATAAGACATACCCCGAAAATGAGAGCGGCCTTTTGGATCAAATTAAATCAAAGTTATTGAATTGGAAACTGCAAGGCATTTGGCGTCAGCAAGGCGAATTGATGAATGTAAAACAACTTGCTCAAAAATTTAATTTATTTATTTTTGACGCCTTTTCGGTGAAAACAACTCCCCATTTGTGGTCAAATGATTTTCTCGAGCCACTGTTAAGCAGCCATAGGGGTGCTCCATGTGTTTTTTCAACTTACGCTTGCAGAGGAGAGCTCAAAAGATTTTTGCAAAGGGAAAATTTTATTTTTTTGAAAAGACCCGGATTTAAAGGGAAAAGAAACTCAACCTTAGCCTTTAGGGAGTGACCAGCGGTTCAGGCCTTGGGGTAACTTCTGGTCAGGAGTTTAGGATTCTTTAAATTTATTGATATACTCAATAATTTGACTTTTGAATTCAGGTGAAATTGAAGAAAATTTAAGCCCTGTGTATCCATCTGGACCCACATAAACCACATCAGCTTGGATGTGGATATCTGTTGATAAATTAGGACTTTGTAGAACTCCTTTAAGAGAAACTCCTGGTCTTAAAGAAGAGTCGTCCGCAACACCGCAGCCCCCCTCGGAAATAGTGACGACTTTAGAATGAACCGGAGAATGGTCGTCAACCCTTTCTCCTATAAGAAAACCGAGGATAGGGACCCGTGGAGTGTTTCTTCTGGTGACACCTAATGCATCAGCTATCGCAGTGACCGAAAAAACACTTTCCCATTTTGACAGGGATTCATTTTTAACGGCAGCATTTTCAAATGTATCTAAAGCTTTGAGGGCTTTAATTAACTCATTAAAAGAAAGAGGTTCAGACTCTTTGCCGTCATTTTTGAATTTCCAAACGGGGTCTTTTGGCGCTGTTTCTATTTTGTTTTTATTCGAAGTCAGGTAATGATTCCATTCCGTTGGACTGAGCCATTCCGTCATCCCTTTCCCCCAAATAAGAAGAGTTTTTTCCAAATTTTTTAAAAGGTATTGCTCAATTTGAGTTTGATCAAAAGGACCAGAAATTATATTGTCTTTTTGGACAAACCATTTGTTCATGTTATCAAAATCGCTTAAAAATATCTAATTGCCTAGTGTTTTTTCCAAATGTTTTTTATCCTGGACCTCTAGAGAGTTTCCTTCATTTTTTAAATAAGCTTTGGCAGTCTTAAGTCGTTCAAGCAAAAAAATATTATCTGTTTTTTCGAGTATTTTATTTATTAGTTTCTGCGAGGCGATTTTATCTGGTGAATTTTGAATTCCCTCTATGGCCTGGGCTCTAAGAACATTTTCAAAATCGAGGAGTCTTTCTTTTAAAGAGTTAGGAATAGGGGTTAGAAGAACCTGTTCTAACTCTTTAGTTGCAGTTGGCGATTTTGATAATAAGAAAATGGATTCAAATCTTAAATCTTGAGGGAGGGCCGTATCTAAAGCATTTTCCTTAAGCTTTTTTTTCTCTGATAATTTTAAACCATGTGCTCTTAGGGAAAGCTTTTCATCTTCTTGATCTGGTTCTGAATTTAGATAAGCTACTGGTTCTTCATTCTTAATTGGATCTGTTTTAG
The window above is part of the Deltaproteobacteria bacterium genome. Proteins encoded here:
- a CDS encoding PilZ domain-containing protein translates to MNKWFVQKDNIISGPFDQTQIEQYLLKNLEKTLLIWGKGMTEWLSPTEWNHYLTSNKNKIETAPKDPVWKFKNDGKESEPLSFNELIKALKALDTFENAAVKNESLSKWESVFSVTAIADALGVTRRNTPRVPILGFLIGERVDDHSPVHSKVVTISEGGCGVADDSSLRPGVSLKGVLQSPNLSTDIHIQADVVYVGPDGYTGLKFSSISPEFKSQIIEYINKFKES
- a CDS encoding TIGR01212 family radical SAM protein (This family includes YhcC from E. coli K-12, an uncharacterized radical SAM protein.), with translation MEKGWNGLPYKSISEHYQEKFNTKVYKIPVAIVDDCPNRMGLKGMETCAFCDVWGSAARSEAFSLSLKTQIEKYKLHIQKKFKAKKFLVYFQAYTNTFAKISDLEKNFNLALETEDVVGFVIGTRPDCISPAVLKLWEKYNQSSSVFVELGVQSFFNEDLLFMKRGHSAESSLEAIKKISDNTSVDLGIHLIFGNPNETLEQIDETALIVNSLPVSNVKLHHLHVLKNTTLEKIYNLGEFSPISLEAYSEKVARFLTNLRPGISLHRLSAFASRWEELVAPSWTADKMGTHQAIIDFLRNNSYYQSKNYEPKNIEEKKLQAILKQKSCPSVVF